Proteins encoded in a region of the Trypanosoma brucei brucei TREU927 chromosome 5, complete sequence genome:
- a CDS encoding 75 kDa invariant surface glycoprotein, putative (similar to GP:790931: invariant surface glycoprotein {Trypanosoma brucei} (PMID:7723788)) has translation MSTMPVTLRTTATVFLLCGICALDVTLAADLPLTSRQFVTNGRMLDGRGALTLCEMKKTLDGVNSRVDTFEQQILTFVNNANANFRKISDDKVMAASLSASRLQEMQYMKSLGNSIIKYMGGTGERAKAAAANASAALDQVLTWHCVDRTASHESSYSSTPNANCEPNAYKRDYYYEHSRLDPHKYSILCNYKVVSSTTTQTTFSNMERALEIWNQVKPKPYSARVMICGAGAPAHQAAPAGRPCTVLENWVRDYRVTAHLIAKLEKDATLALRVMRYSEKVLEGDKESLAQHEERRKAAEARAAEEEAKRQAAEKAAEEARKALEEAEARRVAAEEQAEARRLEAEKAEKAKEAGQPVSEEKKKMLLEAVEEAEATEKAAEKQAKDSRKAFEEAEEERVKATEDAEAAKEEKEDAGRSEEELKKSLEKLAEELKEESKESGEEDDVNADHDDEGSEAKSGWIGTTKVLIFLIPLLLLLLGLLVFFVIRGRRKAEVKDDINIEEGGAKSKNTKTAAGLDSDI, from the coding sequence ATGTCAACGATGCCTGTTACATTACGCACTACTGCAACAGTATTTCTCCTCTGCGGCATATGTGCGCTCGATGTGACTCTGGCCGCAGACCTTCCACTTACAAGTAGGCAGTTCGTAACAAACGGACGTATGCTTGACGGGCGGGGTGCTTTGACACTGTgcgaaatgaagaagacgCTTGACGGTGTGAACTCCAGGGTTGACACATTTGAACAACAAATCCTTACGTTCGTCAACAATGCGAATGCGAATTTTCGTAAAATATCGGATGACAAGGTAATGGCAGCATCGCTCTCCGCGAGCAGGCTACAGGAAATGCAGTACATGAAATCGCTGGGCAATAGCATAATCAAGTACATGGGGGGCACAGGAGAGCGGGCTAAGGCAGCGGCGGCAAATGCAAGCGCAGCTCTCGACCAAGTGCTGACGTGGCATTGTGTTGACAGGACGGCGAGTCACGAGTCCTCATACAGTTCTACTCCAAATGCAAATTGTGAACCTAACGCGTATAAGCGAGACTACTACTATGAACATTCGAGGCTTGATCCCCATAAATACAGCATTTTATGCAACTACAAAGTGGTCAGTAGTACCACTACTCAAACGACGTTCTCCAACATGGAGAGGGCACTCGAAATATGGAACCAGGTAAAACCCAAACCGTACTCCGCTCGTGTTATGATATGTGGAGCAGGCGCACCCGCTCACCAAGCAGCTCCCGCTGGACGACCATGCACAGTGCTGGAGAACTGGGTGCGAGACTACAGAGTAACGGCACATTTGATAGCAAAGCTCGAGAAGGATGCGACCCTAGCTCTAAGGGTTATGCGCTACTCTGAGAAAGTGCTAGAGGGTGACAAAGAGTCTCTTGCACAGCAtgaggagagaaggaaagcagcAGAGGCGCGGgcggcggaggaggaggcgaaaCGCCAGGCTGCTGAGAAGGCTGCTGAGGAAGCGAGAAAGGCTTTGGAGGAGGCTGAGGCGAGACGAGTGGCCGCTGAGGAACAGGCGGAGGCCAGGCGCTTGGAAGCTGAGAAGGCTGAGAAGGCAAAGGAGGCGGGTCAGCCggtgagtgaagaaaagaaaaagatgttgCTGGAGGCTGTTGAGGAAGCTGAGGCAACTGAAAAGGCTGCAGAAAAGCAGGCAAAAGATTCGAGAAAGGCATTTGAGGaagcggaggaggagcgcGTCAAAGCCACCGAAGATGCAGAGGCtgcaaaagaggaaaaggaggacgCCGGACGGTCCGAAgaggaactgaagaagaGTCTCGAAAAATTGGCGGAGGAATTGAAAGAGGAGTCGAAAGAAAGTGGTGAAGAGGACGACGTAAATGCTGACCATGATGATGAGGGCAGCGAGGCCAAAAGTGGCTGGATTGGGACAACGAAAGTGTTAATATTTTTAattcctttgcttttgctgttgcttggGTTGCTTGTGTTCTTTGTTATTAGGGGCCGTAGGAAGGCTGAGGTGAAGGATGATATAAACATAGAGGAAGGCGGTgctaaaagcaaaaatacgaAGACAGCAGCAGGTCTTGACAGTGATATTTAA
- a CDS encoding 75 kDa invariant surface glycoprotein, putative (identical to GB:AAC41568.1: invariant surface glycoprotein {Trypanosoma brucei} (PMID:7723788)), protein MSTMPVTLRTTATVFLLCGICALDVSKASNLPVAYKQYVTINGRKLDGRGALTLCTMKKLLDGVADRADFLERQSWKYLKTVQEIFQKVSEHDDMKAALGEKKLQEMHNVMAISATTGTYVGEAWGKAKRAAANSSKVLKELLKWHCINKEAIRDSFDHMANANCDPSAYKHDYHRNFGHDDARAYVIYCEYKSIPAAKTDVTFSNMEGAVEAWNRAKPKADARDAVECSSGHSSRSASSSDKPCTLLESWRWDYDLAAHCIEKLERYTRNALQTVHYAQKFLHKGKESLAQYLEWKKAAEARAAEEEAKRQAAEKAAEEARKALEEAEARRVAAEEQAEARRLEAEKAEKAKEAGQPVSEEKKKMLLEAVEEAEATEKAAEKQVKDSRKAFEEAEEERVKATEDAEVARWDKEGAEESEEELKKDVEKLAEELKEESKESGEEDDVNADHDDEGSEAKSGWIGTTKVLIFLIPLLLLLLGLLVFFVIRGRRKAEVKDDINIEEANAKSKNTKTAAGFDSDI, encoded by the coding sequence ATGTCAACGATGCCTGTTACATTACGCACTACTGCAACAGTATTTCTCCTCTGCGGCATATGTGCGCTCGATGTGTCCAAGGCAAGCAACTTACCTGTCGCATATAAGCAGTATGTAACAATAAATGGGCGGAAACTTGACGGGCGGGGTGCTTTGACACTGTGTACCATGAAAAAGTTGCTTGACGGTGTTGCTGATAGAGCAGACTTTCTAGAGAGGCAATCCTGGAAATATTTGAAGACAGTGCAGGAAATTTTTCAGAAAGTGTCAGAGCATGATGATATGAAGGCGGCCCTTGGCGAAAAGAAGCTGCAGGAAATGCATAATGTAATGGCCATATCAGCAACCACTGGAACGTACGTTGGTGAAGCGTGGGGAAAGGCGAAGAGGGCTGCAGCGAACTCGAGCAAAGTTCTCAAGGAGTTGCTAAAATGGCACTGTATAAACAAGGAAGCAATCCGTGATTCGTTTGACCATATGGCTAACGCAAACTGCGATCCCAGTGCGTATAAACATGACTATCATCGAAATTTTGGACATGATGACGCTCGCGCATACGTTATATATTGCGAGTACAAGTCTATTCCGGCTGCAAAAACTGATGTGACCTTCTCCAACATGGAGGGGGCAGTCGAGGCATGGAATCGAGCAAAGCCCAAGGCTGATGCAAGGGATGCTGTTGAGTGCAGCAGCGGCCATTCGTCAAGAAGTGCGTCCTCCTCCGATAAACCATGCACGCTGCTTGAAAGTTGGCGGTGGGACTACGACTTGGCAGCACATTGCATTGAAAAACTTGAAAGATACACCAGAAATGCATTACAAACAGTTCATTACGCTCAAAAATTCCTAcataaaggaaaggagtCTCTTGCACAGTATCTGGAAtggaaaaaagcagcagaggcgCGGgcggcggaggaggaggcgaaaCGCCAGGCTGCTGAGAAGGCTGCTGAGGAAGCGAGAAAGGCTTTGGAGGAGGCTGAGGCGAGACGAGTGGCTGCTGAGGAACAGGCGGAGGCCAGGCGCTTGGAAGCTGAGAAGGCTGAGAAGGCAAAGGAGGCGGGTCAGCCggtgagtgaagaaaagaaaaagatgttgCTGGAGGCTGTTGAGGAAGCTGAGGCAACTGAAAAGGCTGCAGAAAAGCAGGTGAAAGATTCGAGAAAGGCATTTGAGGaagcggaggaggagcgcGTCAAAGCCACCGAAGATGCAGAAGTTGCGCGGTGGGACAAGGAGGGCGCCGAGGAATCTGAAGAGGAACTGAAGAAGGATGTAGAAAAATTGGCTGAGGAATTGAAAGAGGAGTCGAAAGAAAGTGGTGAAGAGGACGACGTAAACGCTGACCATGATGATGAGGGCAGCGAGGCCAAGAGTGGCTGGATTGGGACAACGAAAGTGTTAATATTTTTAattcctttgcttttgctgttgcttggGTTGCTTGTGTTCTTTGTTATTAGGGGCCGTAGGAAGGCTGAGGTGAAGGATGATATAAACATAGAGGAGGCTAATgctaaaagcaaaaatacgaAGACCGCAGCAGGTTTCGACAGTGATATTTAA